A part of Methanomassiliicoccales archaeon genomic DNA contains:
- a CDS encoding 30S ribosomal protein S14 — protein MKPKKQFGRSKGCTRCGRKRGIVRRYGMHLCRQCFREIAPQIGFKKYS, from the coding sequence GTGAAGCCAAAGAAACAGTTCGGGCGGTCAAAGGGCTGCACGCGCTGCGGTCGGAAGAGGGGCATAGTCAGGAGGTATGGCATGCATCTGTGCAGGCAGTGCTTCCGCGAGATCGCTCCGCAGATCGGATTCAAGAAATATTCATGA
- a CDS encoding 50S ribosomal protein L24, with protein sequence MTKSAKARKQRKAQHNAPVHVKSRMVASHLSDELKKEYKRRSARVVRGDTVKVMRGDADIIGLEGKVTDLDLSSGRVYIEGVTIAKADGTMEARSVHASNLVITKLETKDPWRKSRLQKKEVSA encoded by the coding sequence ATGACAAAGAGCGCAAAGGCAAGGAAGCAACGCAAGGCGCAGCATAATGCACCGGTCCATGTGAAGAGCAGGATGGTCGCATCGCACCTCAGCGACGAATTGAAGAAGGAGTACAAACGCCGCTCGGCCAGGGTCGTCAGGGGAGACACCGTCAAAGTGATGCGCGGGGATGCAGATATAATCGGCCTCGAGGGGAAGGTCACAGACCTCGACCTTAGCTCCGGACGCGTCTACATAGAAGGAGTGACGATCGCCAAGGCGGACGGCACGATGGAGGCGCGCTCAGTGCACGCGTCCAACCTGGTCATCACGAAACTAGAGACCAAGGACCCGTGGAGGAAGAGCAGGCTCCAGAAGAAGGAGGTTTCTGCATGA
- a CDS encoding 30S ribosomal protein S8, whose protein sequence is MQSDPLNDAMSTIKNAAMVGKSECIIKPSSKLIGRVLKVMQENGYINQFEFVEDGKAGVFKVKMEGKINNCGVIKPRYSVKKVDLEMFEARYLPAQDFGVIIVSTTEGVISHVKAKELGVGGKLLAYVY, encoded by the coding sequence ATGCAGAGCGACCCATTGAACGATGCCATGTCAACGATCAAGAACGCGGCCATGGTCGGTAAGAGCGAGTGCATCATCAAGCCCTCCTCGAAGCTGATAGGACGCGTATTGAAGGTCATGCAGGAGAACGGTTACATAAACCAGTTCGAGTTCGTAGAGGATGGAAAGGCCGGGGTCTTCAAAGTGAAGATGGAAGGCAAGATAAACAACTGCGGTGTCATAAAGCCGCGGTACTCCGTCAAGAAGGTGGACCTTGAGATGTTCGAGGCCAGGTACCTGCCTGCGCAGGACTTCGGTGTCATCATCGTATCTACCACCGAGGGCGTGATATCGCACGTCAAGGCGAAGGAGCTAGGGGTCGGCGGGAAGCTGCTGGCCTATGTCTATTGA
- a CDS encoding 30S ribosomal protein S19, with protein MADEKLTGTKSSRRKMRKKKTAITARRKKEFTYRGFTMEQLQEMPFEEVLELMPSRIRRTFIRGFNDEQRTAFEKIKSGKYEIVRTHRRDIPIVPEFVGRKVAVYNGKEFKEIEIRPEMIGHYLGEFSQTRKSVKHSGPGVGATRSSKFLPLK; from the coding sequence ATGGCTGATGAGAAATTGACCGGTACGAAGTCCTCACGCAGGAAGATGAGGAAGAAGAAGACCGCCATCACGGCCAGGAGGAAGAAGGAGTTCACCTACCGAGGCTTCACCATGGAGCAGCTCCAGGAGATGCCGTTCGAGGAGGTCCTGGAGCTCATGCCCTCCAGGATCAGGAGGACCTTCATCCGCGGATTCAACGATGAGCAGAGGACCGCGTTCGAGAAGATAAAGTCCGGCAAGTACGAGATTGTCCGTACCCACCGCCGGGACATCCCGATCGTCCCCGAGTTCGTCGGCCGCAAGGTGGCAGTATATAATGGCAAGGAATTCAAGGAGATAGAGATAAGGCCAGAGATGATCGGCCACTATCTGGGCGAGTTCAGCCAGACGCGCAAGTCCGTGAAACACTCCGGACCAGGTGTCGGTGCGACAAGGTCCTCGAAGTTCCTGCCGCTGAAGTGA
- a CDS encoding 50S ribosomal protein L22: MVGYTQEADPDTTSRAIGKEIPISPKFSREICQMVKGKKVSVALQMLEEVAELKRPVPIRRYNMGVAHKRGVGPGRFPVKAAKAITKVIESAKQNAEYKGLDTENMRIKVIAAHLGRTIPGYMPRAHGRSTPWNQQTVNIEVILEEMK; this comes from the coding sequence ATGGTTGGATATACACAAGAGGCTGACCCGGACACGACCTCCCGCGCCATCGGCAAGGAGATCCCGATCTCCCCAAAATTCTCACGTGAGATCTGCCAGATGGTCAAGGGAAAGAAGGTCTCCGTTGCACTTCAGATGCTTGAGGAGGTCGCCGAGCTGAAGAGGCCGGTCCCCATCCGACGCTATAACATGGGCGTCGCCCACAAGAGGGGGGTCGGGCCGGGAAGGTTCCCGGTCAAGGCCGCCAAGGCGATCACCAAGGTCATCGAGAGCGCAAAGCAGAACGCTGAATACAAGGGGCTGGACACCGAGAACATGCGCATCAAGGTCATCGCCGCCCACCTGGGAAGGACGATACCTGGCTACATGCCACGCGCGCATGGCCGGAGCACACCCTGGAACCAACAGACGGTCAACATCGAGGTCATCCTTGAGGAGATGAAGTAA
- a CDS encoding ribonuclease P protein subunit, with translation MDKRDFMRREFIGTEVEVVSSRHRGYLIRGTVVDETKNTFTLRSGGKERVVPKSGNEFEFTYEGRKVQVKGSEIQYRPEDRIKKIR, from the coding sequence ATGGACAAGAGGGATTTCATGAGGCGAGAGTTCATTGGGACAGAGGTCGAGGTCGTTTCCTCCAGGCACCGTGGCTATCTCATAAGGGGCACGGTCGTGGATGAGACGAAGAACACCTTCACCCTCCGTTCTGGTGGAAAGGAACGTGTGGTCCCTAAGTCCGGCAACGAGTTCGAGTTCACATATGAGGGCAGAAAGGTCCAGGTCAAGGGATCGGAGATCCAGTACAGACCTGAGGACCGGATCAAGAAGATAAGGTGA
- a CDS encoding 30S ribosomal protein S4e: protein MSSDMKRLMAPRSWAVPRKKSVWITGTNPGAHSKQTSMSLMVVIRDMLGLCDTYAEGKKILSNREVLVDGRVVTEERFPVGLMDVVSIPKLNQNYRMMLDRKGKFRLVPISEGKEKWKLCRIDGKTTLSGGKVQLNMNDGRCIIVEKDVWKCGDVVKIELPSQKILDTYRLAKGNVAFIISGSHVGELGVIDEYIIERSSAPNLVKMKDGILTIKENVFVVGNKVPEVILPEASAL, encoded by the coding sequence ATGAGCAGCGACATGAAGAGATTGATGGCCCCTAGGTCTTGGGCGGTCCCGAGGAAGAAGAGCGTATGGATCACTGGGACCAACCCGGGAGCGCATAGCAAGCAGACGAGCATGTCCCTCATGGTCGTCATCCGTGACATGCTGGGCCTCTGCGACACCTATGCTGAGGGGAAGAAGATCCTGTCGAACCGCGAGGTCCTCGTGGATGGCAGGGTCGTCACAGAGGAGCGGTTCCCGGTCGGACTGATGGACGTCGTGTCCATCCCGAAGTTGAACCAGAACTATAGGATGATGCTAGACAGGAAGGGCAAGTTCCGCCTTGTGCCCATATCGGAGGGAAAGGAGAAATGGAAATTATGCCGCATTGATGGCAAGACCACCCTGTCCGGAGGCAAGGTCCAACTGAACATGAACGATGGCCGATGCATCATCGTCGAGAAGGATGTCTGGAAATGCGGTGACGTCGTCAAGATCGAGCTGCCTTCGCAGAAGATCCTCGATACCTACAGACTTGCCAAAGGCAACGTCGCGTTCATCATCAGCGGCTCCCATGTCGGTGAGCTGGGCGTCATAGACGAGTATATCATCGAAAGGTCCTCGGCCCCGAACCTGGTCAAGATGAAGGATGGTATCTTGACCATCAAAGAGAACGTCTTCGTGGTAGGGAACAAGGTCCCAGAGGTAATATTGCCGGAGGCGAGCGCGCTATGA
- a CDS encoding 50S ribosomal protein L2 produces MGKNLRQQRRGRGGMQYRSPSHRHVGDVKLPLETLKGGKVVDILHAPGRLCPVAKVDFSGETVVMLAAEGVMVGQEVSVDGSGAVKAGNVMPLSAIPEGTLVFNIEGRPGDGGKYVKAAGSSATVVTKGEKVVMMMPSGAFKSFDPRCRAVVGIVAGGGHGEKPFGKAGNKFHAYRSRSKAYFKVKGIAMNPVDHPHGGGGHPHVGKPSTVSRNAPPGRKVGRLSPQKKKKGKR; encoded by the coding sequence ATGGGCAAAAATCTAAGACAGCAGAGGCGCGGCCGTGGCGGCATGCAGTACCGTTCACCGAGCCATAGACATGTTGGTGATGTGAAGCTCCCCCTCGAAACCCTGAAGGGGGGAAAGGTTGTGGACATACTTCATGCTCCGGGCAGGCTCTGCCCAGTGGCGAAGGTCGACTTTTCTGGTGAGACCGTTGTCATGCTGGCGGCGGAAGGGGTCATGGTCGGCCAAGAAGTCTCCGTTGATGGGTCTGGCGCAGTGAAGGCCGGCAATGTGATGCCGCTTTCCGCGATCCCTGAAGGTACCCTTGTGTTCAACATAGAGGGTCGCCCGGGAGACGGGGGCAAGTATGTGAAGGCAGCAGGCAGCTCGGCCACGGTAGTGACAAAGGGGGAGAAGGTCGTCATGATGATGCCTTCTGGCGCATTCAAGTCGTTCGATCCCCGCTGCCGTGCGGTCGTCGGGATCGTTGCGGGCGGAGGTCATGGAGAAAAGCCATTCGGAAAGGCTGGCAACAAGTTCCATGCGTACCGCAGCCGGAGCAAGGCCTATTTCAAGGTCAAGGGCATAGCGATGAACCCTGTCGACCACCCGCATGGAGGTGGGGGTCACCCGCACGTGGGAAAACCAAGCACTGTTTCGAGGAACGCACCGCCTGGACGTAAGGTAGGACGTCTCTCGCCGCAGAAGAAAAAGAAGGGCAAGAGGTGA
- a CDS encoding 50S ribosomal protein L5 → MRQPRIEKVVVNIGVGEAGDRLVKAQKVLEMVTKQKPKITTAKVTNRDLGVREGMPIGCMVTLRGEKAEEFLKKALWIRENKVYMYSFDPEGNLCFGISDYTDFEGMKYDPEIGIFGMDVCVSIQRPGRRVARRRIMRRKLPHVHRMTRTEAANFMKEKFKVEVVE, encoded by the coding sequence ATGAGGCAGCCTAGGATCGAGAAGGTCGTGGTCAATATAGGCGTTGGCGAGGCAGGTGACAGGTTGGTCAAGGCCCAGAAGGTCCTCGAGATGGTCACCAAGCAGAAGCCGAAGATCACGACCGCGAAGGTCACCAACAGGGACCTGGGCGTCCGTGAGGGGATGCCCATCGGATGCATGGTCACCCTGCGCGGCGAGAAGGCAGAGGAATTCCTGAAAAAGGCCCTTTGGATCCGGGAGAACAAAGTATATATGTACTCCTTTGACCCGGAGGGGAACCTCTGCTTTGGGATAAGCGATTATACTGACTTCGAAGGCATGAAGTACGACCCTGAGATAGGCATATTTGGTATGGACGTGTGCGTGAGCATACAGAGGCCTGGCCGAAGGGTCGCCCGCAGGCGCATCATGAGGAGGAAACTTCCCCATGTCCATAGGATGACCCGGACAGAGGCCGCGAACTTCATGAAAGAGAAGTTCAAGGTGGAGGTGGTCGAGTGA
- the rpmC gene encoding 50S ribosomal protein L29, with translation MALMRTAEIRQMSPEDRAKKLRELKDELMHERGAAAMGGAPASPGKIRAIRTNIARILTIQKEEGK, from the coding sequence ATGGCGCTGATGAGGACCGCCGAGATCCGGCAGATGAGCCCCGAGGACCGTGCAAAAAAGCTGCGCGAGCTGAAGGACGAGCTTATGCATGAGCGCGGGGCAGCGGCCATGGGAGGCGCACCAGCGAGCCCTGGAAAGATCAGGGCGATCCGGACGAACATAGCCCGGATCCTCACCATCCAGAAGGAGGAAGGGAAGTAA
- a CDS encoding 50S ribosomal protein L23: protein MAKDVLLHPFVTEKTMNYMTGTASQDYKDGNKLEFIVDRKATKADIKKAFEERFQVKVSKVWTKTSKDGKHAIVKLAEGYSAEDIGMRIGVF, encoded by the coding sequence ATGGCGAAAGACGTTCTCTTGCATCCGTTCGTGACCGAGAAGACCATGAACTACATGACCGGCACGGCCTCTCAGGATTACAAGGACGGCAACAAGCTGGAGTTCATAGTCGACAGGAAGGCCACGAAGGCGGATATCAAGAAGGCCTTCGAGGAGAGGTTCCAGGTCAAAGTATCAAAGGTGTGGACCAAGACCTCCAAGGACGGTAAGCATGCCATCGTCAAATTGGCTGAAGGCTACTCGGCCGAGGACATCGGCATGAGGATAGGAGTGTTCTGA
- a CDS encoding 30S ribosomal protein S3 has protein sequence MASERKFVAENIRRTLLKEYLMKTVDRAGFGGVDVQRTPMGTRVTLITERPGIVIGRRGSAIKTLTKAIEDNFKYDNPQIEVQEVDNPNLNAQIMAEKLAFALERGWHFRRAGHSTVRRIMDNGARGCLIVLSGKLSGERHRTEKFKEGYIKYCGDSRLKFIKTGFAVAKLKPGVIGVKVEIMDPNARLPAEIDVLGLDKAKEALPDMIEQLLPRNDVPDAIAVHDPEPVETDVVQENKEVSS, from the coding sequence ATGGCTAGCGAGCGCAAATTCGTTGCTGAGAACATCAGAAGGACGCTCCTTAAGGAGTACCTTATGAAAACGGTCGACAGGGCCGGCTTTGGTGGAGTGGATGTCCAGAGGACGCCCATGGGCACAAGGGTCACCCTGATCACTGAAAGACCTGGAATAGTGATAGGGCGCCGTGGTTCAGCGATAAAGACCCTGACCAAGGCCATAGAGGACAACTTCAAGTACGACAACCCGCAGATCGAGGTGCAAGAGGTGGATAACCCTAACCTCAACGCCCAGATCATGGCCGAGAAGCTTGCCTTCGCACTTGAGCGCGGATGGCACTTCCGTCGTGCGGGCCACTCCACTGTCCGAAGGATAATGGACAATGGTGCCAGAGGATGTCTCATCGTCCTTTCAGGGAAGCTATCTGGGGAGCGCCACAGGACCGAGAAGTTCAAAGAGGGCTACATCAAGTACTGCGGTGACTCCCGCCTTAAGTTCATCAAGACGGGCTTCGCGGTTGCTAAGCTCAAACCAGGCGTCATCGGCGTTAAGGTCGAGATAATGGACCCGAACGCAAGACTTCCTGCAGAGATCGATGTGCTCGGTCTGGACAAAGCCAAGGAGGCGCTACCTGACATGATAGAGCAGCTCCTTCCAAGGAATGATGTTCCAGATGCGATAGCCGTCCATGACCCTGAGCCTGTCGAGACAGACGTGGTGCAGGAGAACAAGGAGGTGTCGAGCTAA
- the yciH gene encoding stress response translation initiation inhibitor YciH: MAEICSVCGLPKELCMCEEIAREQQSVKIYTDSRRYGKIVTVVEGIDSNDIDLDDLAKKLKSKCAAGGTAKDNKIELQGDHKKKVKEFLEEMGFKTEVR; the protein is encoded by the coding sequence ATGGCTGAGATCTGCTCCGTGTGTGGACTGCCGAAGGAACTGTGCATGTGCGAGGAGATCGCACGCGAGCAACAGTCCGTGAAGATCTACACCGACAGCCGACGTTATGGTAAGATAGTCACAGTGGTCGAAGGCATCGACTCCAACGATATCGACCTGGATGACCTGGCCAAGAAGCTGAAGAGCAAATGCGCGGCCGGGGGCACGGCAAAGGACAACAAGATCGAGCTCCAGGGCGACCACAAGAAGAAGGTCAAGGAGTTCCTGGAAGAGATGGGCTTCAAGACCGAGGTAAGATGA
- a CDS encoding 30S ribosomal protein S17, with protein MNGEVKDIGIDVKAPQGVCEDKHCPFHGELSVRGQVIDGVVVSMKMEKTAVVEKNYLKYDHKYERYEKRSSRYSVHAPPCLGVKAGDEVRIMECRPISKTVSFVIIEKR; from the coding sequence ATGAATGGTGAGGTCAAGGACATTGGCATTGATGTAAAGGCCCCGCAGGGTGTCTGCGAGGACAAGCATTGCCCCTTCCATGGGGAGCTTTCCGTAAGGGGCCAGGTGATCGATGGAGTGGTCGTTTCCATGAAGATGGAGAAGACCGCTGTCGTCGAGAAGAACTATCTGAAATACGACCACAAGTACGAGAGGTACGAGAAGCGCTCGAGCCGCTACTCCGTGCACGCCCCGCCCTGCCTTGGTGTGAAGGCAGGGGACGAGGTCAGGATCATGGAGTGCAGACCGATCAGCAAGACCGTGTCGTTCGTCATCATTGAGAAGAGGTGA
- a CDS encoding 50S ribosomal protein L14, whose product MKGLAGKQTKGICTGSVLDVIDNTGAKTISVIAVPGYHGVTRRYPSAAVGDIVVASVKKGTPEMRRQVVYAVIVRQKRPFRRPDGTMVVFEDNAAVITTEEGETKGSDIKGAVAREAAERWPRIAATASTII is encoded by the coding sequence GTGAAGGGATTGGCTGGCAAACAGACTAAAGGGATCTGCACCGGAAGCGTGTTGGACGTCATCGACAACACTGGTGCAAAGACGATCAGTGTCATCGCTGTCCCCGGATATCATGGTGTCACCCGCCGGTACCCCAGCGCGGCGGTCGGTGACATAGTTGTGGCATCGGTCAAGAAAGGGACGCCTGAGATGAGAAGGCAGGTCGTCTATGCGGTCATCGTCAGGCAGAAGAGGCCCTTCCGCCGCCCGGATGGTACAATGGTCGTTTTCGAGGACAATGCCGCCGTCATCACGACGGAAGAGGGAGAGACAAAGGGGAGCGACATAAAGGGAGCGGTGGCGCGCGAGGCCGCTGAGAGGTGGCCGCGCATAGCAGCGACCGCGTCTACCATCATCTGA